From the Verrucomicrobiia bacterium genome, the window GAGGAAGCGGCCGAAGGACCAGCACTACCGGGGCGGCTTCACCTGGCAGCATGACCAGGTTTACGCAGTGCTCCGCCGTCTGCAGCCGGACCTGCTCATCAATGGCCGCGCAGACATGCCGGAGGATTTTCACTCGCGCGAGGGCTACGGCGCACTGGGTGGTTTTGACCGCGAGCATCCGTGGGAGTTGTGCGTGCCAATGGCCGGGGCGTGGGGTTATCAGCCGAATCGGAAGCCGAAGCCGCTCAAGGAATACATCCAGTTGCTCGCCAAGGTGGCCGGTCGCGACGGCAATCTGTTGATGAACGTCGGACCGGATCGCAATGGTCAGATTGATGATTCGCAGGCGGAGCGGCTCCGCGAAATCGGTGCGTGGCTGAAGCAATATGGCGAAAGCATCTACGCCACGCGCGGCGGGCCGTTTCTGCCCGGCGACTGGGGCGCTGCAACCTGTCGGGACAGGACGGTTTACGTCCACGTTCTGAAATGGCCGGAAGGGAAATTGGTTTTGCCCGCGCTTTCCGCCCGGGTGACCAGGGCCGCGGTTTTGCACGGCGGCGCGGCAAGCTTCCATCAGAGCGACAGCGGCATTGAGCTTTCCGTTCCCGGGCCGGCGCGGAACGACATGGATACGATCGTGGTCTTGCAGTTGGATGCACCGGTCGACGCCCTTCAGCCCATCAAATAAATGAGCCAGCGCCCCTTTCTTAGCATCTGGTTCGGAAACTTTTTCGAACCGTTTTATGGTGATTTCGAGGCAACCCGGCGGGGCATTGCCGAGGTTGCGAGCCTGGGGTTCAACAGCATCAACCTCGACTCGAAGGCGTGGGAGGATTTCTTTGCGCGGTATCGGGGCGAACCGGCCAGCCCGTATGTTGCCATGCAGGAGTTCATGATGGCGGAGATGGCGAAGCACGGACTCGATTACACCTGCCTCGCGCTTTATCTCTGCGGCGACAACCTCTACCCGAACATCCGCAGCGTGCCGCCCGTGCGCGGCGAAGAGCCGCTGCGCCCGGACGGCCAGCCGATGGGCACCTACAAATACTGGTCGCCCAAGGCGCAGGCCACGATGGTGGAACACGTGAAGGGTTTGCTGAAACTTTACGGTCCGGGCATGCGGCGTCGCGCCGACGGGCGCATCATCCTGCAAACGATGTTCGAGCCGATTCCCAAGCCAAGCTTCGATGCGGAGGGGAGGGAGAAGTATCTCACCTGGCTGGAGCAGCGCTACGGCGGCGACATCACGCTGCTGAATCAGCACTACGGGCTCGCAGCGAAGTCCTTCGGTGAACTCAAGCCGGAGGAATACTGGCTGCGCCCGGAGGAACTGAGCTGGGTCGGCTGCGCGCGGCCCACGGCGGAGGATTTTGCCCGGCGCACGCCGGATTTCTGGCGCTGGATTGACAACCAGACGCACCTCGCCGGGGTGCTCGAAGCGTATCTGGCGACGATGCTCAAGCACTGGCGCATGCTGGATGAGAAGATTTACGTGGAGCCGCTGCTGCACCAGTGGGGCTATTTCTTCAACCCGCCGGGACAAATTGACTGGCAGACGGGCCAGCGTGCACTGGACATTTACCGGTGCGCAAAGCACGTGGACAGCGTGTTGTTCATCGGCTTTCCCTTGAATGCGGAAAATCGTGCCGATGCGATGGCGCTGAGCGTCGAGGGATCGATCCTGCGCAACGCGAACACGCACCGGCCGTTTACGGCGGGCTTGTATCTCGGCCGTCATGTGAACGGCGATATTTACCGCGTGGTGCCGCCGGCGGAGGCCATTGCCACCCACATCGCGAATGGCGCGAAGGGCCTGCACATTTACGGTTACAGCGGACTGGACGACGGCGGCGTGCTGTTTCGCATGGACGAGTTGTTCAAGGACTCGCTGCGGGCGGGGAATCGCTGGGCGGCCGAGATTATTCCTCTGCTTGATGCGCCGCGCGCCAAGGAAGTGGCGCTGCTGTTTCCGGCGGAGATGAGTCTTTACGAACCGCTCGAGGTGGACCCGGGCGGGCGGCATCGCATGGACTTGCTGGGCTGGTATCAGCAATTCACCGATCTCGGTTGGCACGTAGACATTTTGCATCCGGAGCAAGTGGCGGACGGCGTGCTGGCCGGATACAAAACCCTCGTTGTCCCGCACAACTCGCTCTATGACCTGTCGCATGCCGCTGGACTGGTGGGATGTCTTTCGCACTACGACAGCGCGGGTTTGGAAGCGGCGGTGAAACAATTCGTGACCGGCGGCGGAACCCTCTTTCACGGCCCCGGCTGCGGCCTGGTCCAACGCGTGTTCGGCCTCGAAGAGGAAGGCGTCGCATTCGACTGCATCCGGTGGCACGAGGAGATTATTCCGCACGGCTGGTCCACGGTGGCGTTCAAGGGCGGTAATGCGCTCGGCACCTACATTCAGTCCGGCAAAACGGCCCTTGCGGAAACCAGGTTCGGCGTCGGCAAGGTGTTTTCGTTTGGCTTCGAATACGGTTACAGCTATTCGCGGCGCACGATGCCGATCGTGCCGCCGCTCTACGGCAAGCGTGAGCTGCATCCGGTCGTGCTGCTGCGCGAAACGCCGGTTGCCGCACTGGCCGGCCAATCCCCGCTGCTGCCGCTGGCGCCGGTGAAGGGCGTCGAGTTCGCGCGCTTCGGGGACAAATTGGTCATTGTGAACCACCGGTCGAGTCCGCTCGACATCCGCGGCCTCAAGGCGAAGCGGGTGATTGAACTTGTGCCGTCCGTGCCCGGCTGGCTTGCGGGACATTCAGCGGTGTATCTGGAACTTTGACATGAGACCCCCGCAATATTCATCGTTTCGGCCCGGTGCTTTGTGGCTGGACAACCATGGCGTTCACATCAACGCGCACGGCGGCGGCGTGCTGTTTCACGACGGTGTTTACTACTGGTTCGGCGAGCACAAGATCGCGGGCGAAGCGGGCAACGCGGCGCATGTCGGCGTGCATGTTTACGCCTCGCTGGATCTTTACAACTGGACGGATGAAGGCGTTGCACTGCCGGTCAGCGATGAGCCGGGCTGCCCCATCACGCGCGGCTGCATCCTCGAGCGGCCCAAAGTCCTCTTCAATCCGGACACGAAAAAGTTTGTGATGTGGTTTCACTTGGAGCCGAAGGACGCGGGCTATAGCGGTTCGTTGAGCGGCGTGGCGGTGGCGGATCAGGTCACCGGGCCGTATCAATTCCTGCGGGCGTTCCGGCCCAACGCCGGCGTCTGGCCGCTGAACGTGCCGGAGGCGGACCGCCACGAATTGAGTGTTACAGAACGCGAGCGGCTGGACGCCATGGATCTGGGCGGCGGACCGCGTCCGTGGTATCCGAAGCAACTGCTCTTTCGCCGTGACTTCGCGGGCGGCCAGATGGCACGCGACATGACGCTGTTTGTGGATGACGATGGCGGCGCGTATCACATCTACGCATCGGAGGGGAACGGCACGCTTCACATTTCCAGGCTCAGCGATGATTTTCTTTCGCCGGCCGGGCAATTTGTCCGCGTGCGGCCGGGGCGTTTCAACGAGGCGCCGGCACTGTTCAAGCGCAGCGGCCGCTATTTCATGTTCACCTCGGACTGCACCGGTTGGGCGCCCAATCCGGCCCGCCTGCTGGCGGCGGATTCCATTTGGGGTCCGTGGGAAGAACTCGGCAATCCGTGCCTCGGCGACGGCCTGCAAATTGCCAGCACGTTTGCATCGCAATCCACTTTCGTGCTGCCGGTGCACGGTCTGCATGACGCCTTCATCTTCATGGCGGATCGCTGGCGGCCGGAGAATGCGATCGATGGTCGTTACGTATGGCTGCCCATCGAGTTCCGGCACGGCGTGCCGGTGCTGGTCTGGCGTGATGAATGGACGTTGGATTGCTTCCCCGCCTGATTGCCGACGCGTGGAACAGGGGCCGTGGCGCCGGCCCAGCCCGTCCGGGCGGGGAACGTCCCGGGGTTATCGCTGGCGCAAGATGGCGGCCTTTTCCTTGAGCGCGGCCACTTCCGTTTCCGCCCTGGCCACGGAACCGGACTTCACCGTTTTTTCGCGTGTGTAGCCAACGTAATCGCGCCACGCAGTGGAACGTTTCTCCCGCTCCTGGCGGATGACCGGGAAGAGCGGATCCTTTTCCACCGTCGCGAGCGTCTGCGTGAGGTCGCCGGCTGGCATGGACACCCCGAGCGCGCGCAAAATGGTTTGCGCCATCAGCAGATGGCCTGCCGCCGCGGGGTGAATGCCATCCGCCGTGAAACTGAAGCGCGGGTTCGTTGTGCGCGCGCGGGCGATGAAATCCGCCATGGGCGTGTGCAAGTCCACCACCAGCATGGCCTCGCCGGCCGGCAGTTGTCTTTCCCACTGGGCGTAATCGCGCAGGACGGCATCATAATTTGTGAAGGGTTTTGCGTAGCTGAAGTCAGGCGCATCAGCGGCCTGCGCATGCGGCACCGGTAACGGATCGAACGGCGTCGGCGTGAGCAAAATCAACTCCGCGCCCGCGGCGTGAACCGTCCGGCTCAGGCGGTGGATGCCATCCTCGAAAGCGTGCAAACGTTCGGCACTTTGCGGGTGATAGATGCCGTCATTCATCCCGTAGCAGGCGACGACGGTTTGGGGTTTCACCAGCTCCAACGCGCGGGCCAGCCGCTCGAACACACACGGGCGCGGAAACGGATGGGTTTTTTCCGAAAGCCCGGACACGGTTTCGCTGGCCAGGCCGATGGCCACAAAGTCGAAGTTTGTGCCGGTGAAATCGCGGTTCAGATAATACTCGACGAACGAAACATATTTGCCGTCTTGCGTGATGCTGTCACCCAGCCAGAGCACGCGCCGGTTCATCAGCGCTTGCAGCGGCTTCGTCGAGGCGGCTTCCGGGGTGGCGTGTGTCAACGCCTGCGCCACCGCTTCGGCCATGAGCCGGGCGCCGGTGGCGTTCGGATGGACCGTGTCCGGAAACAATTCAGGCCGGTTCGCGAGCGCCGTGTGCAGGTCGATGATTTCGGCATGATCCGCATGCGCGACCTGCTGAATCATCGGAATCATCTCCTCGCG encodes:
- a CDS encoding GDSL-type esterase/lipase family protein, with amino-acid sequence MTQSFRPLLRPVLALTVIGFISFTALAQPTRVACVGDSITYGHGIADREHNSYPAQLARQLGTNYDVRNFGVSATTLLTQADRPYVKTSAYTNALAFQPDIVVIDLGANDSKHPGDDSLESAKAINNWQYGTNFVRDYRALIAAFRAANPTVRVCVCFPTPDYPGRWGINDKTIREEMIPMIQQVAHADHAEIIDLHTALANRPELFPDTVHPNATGARLMAEAVAQALTHATPEAASTKPLQALMNRRVLWLGDSITQDGKYVSFVEYYLNRDFTGTNFDFVAIGLASETVSGLSEKTHPFPRPCVFERLARALELVKPQTVVACYGMNDGIYHPQSAERLHAFEDGIHRLSRTVHAAGAELILLTPTPFDPLPVPHAQAADAPDFSYAKPFTNYDAVLRDYAQWERQLPAGEAMLVVDLHTPMADFIARARTTNPRFSFTADGIHPAAAGHLLMAQTILRALGVSMPAGDLTQTLATVEKDPLFPVIRQEREKRSTAWRDYVGYTREKTVKSGSVARAETEVAALKEKAAILRQR
- a CDS encoding alpha-L-fucosidase, which produces MKAHFKMLLGAVLCAAALIALPSPSRAGGADTTARVQWWREARFGMFIHWGLYAIPGRGEWVQWNEQIPVNEYAKLADEFVPTNFNADAWAELAKSAGMKYMVLTSRHHDGFALFNDGTNQFTSVNSAAHRDFVAEYVTAVRKAGLHVGLYYSPLDWRFPGYLMPDLQRESAEAMREQYHRQVRELLSNYGKIDVLWFDGGETDWLSFGGDWQGAEWRKRPKDQHYRGGFTWQHDQVYAVLRRLQPDLLINGRADMPEDFHSREGYGALGGFDREHPWELCVPMAGAWGYQPNRKPKPLKEYIQLLAKVAGRDGNLLMNVGPDRNGQIDDSQAERLREIGAWLKQYGESIYATRGGPFLPGDWGAATCRDRTVYVHVLKWPEGKLVLPALSARVTRAAVLHGGAASFHQSDSGIELSVPGPARNDMDTIVVLQLDAPVDALQPIK
- a CDS encoding glycoside hydrolase family 43 protein; its protein translation is MRPPQYSSFRPGALWLDNHGVHINAHGGGVLFHDGVYYWFGEHKIAGEAGNAAHVGVHVYASLDLYNWTDEGVALPVSDEPGCPITRGCILERPKVLFNPDTKKFVMWFHLEPKDAGYSGSLSGVAVADQVTGPYQFLRAFRPNAGVWPLNVPEADRHELSVTERERLDAMDLGGGPRPWYPKQLLFRRDFAGGQMARDMTLFVDDDGGAYHIYASEGNGTLHISRLSDDFLSPAGQFVRVRPGRFNEAPALFKRSGRYFMFTSDCTGWAPNPARLLAADSIWGPWEELGNPCLGDGLQIASTFASQSTFVLPVHGLHDAFIFMADRWRPENAIDGRYVWLPIEFRHGVPVLVWRDEWTLDCFPA